In Leptospira stimsonii, the following proteins share a genomic window:
- a CDS encoding LuxR C-terminal-related transcriptional regulator, with protein sequence MTTNKIKIGIVENDENYKNQILKVLESVPGVEEILHWESAESFWKDTKGRTLDIIFLDILLPGMSGVDLAGKLSERDPSINKIMLSNMNSDELIYNSLRYGAIGYILKSELKDIIEVIDTVLRGGAIITPTIAFRVLNSFKLKKVANGVKLTKKEKEILDHMVTGKTINRVAEFLGVSKYTIQHHVKNIYKKLNVHNRAELVKKATDIGLLPMGGSNLGEKKD encoded by the coding sequence ATGACAACAAACAAAATCAAAATCGGCATCGTAGAAAACGACGAGAACTACAAAAACCAGATCCTAAAAGTTTTGGAATCCGTACCCGGCGTTGAAGAAATCCTTCACTGGGAATCGGCCGAGTCCTTTTGGAAAGACACAAAAGGAAGAACGTTAGACATTATCTTTTTGGATATTCTTCTTCCTGGAATGAGCGGCGTCGACCTCGCGGGGAAACTTTCCGAAAGAGATCCTTCGATCAATAAAATCATGTTGAGCAACATGAACTCCGATGAACTCATCTACAATTCTTTGCGTTACGGCGCGATCGGTTACATTCTAAAATCCGAACTCAAGGATATCATAGAAGTCATAGACACCGTGTTACGCGGAGGAGCCATCATCACACCCACAATCGCGTTCCGAGTGCTCAACAGCTTTAAATTAAAGAAAGTCGCAAACGGGGTCAAGTTGACCAAAAAAGAAAAGGAAATCCTGGACCATATGGTGACCGGAAAAACGATCAATCGTGTCGCTGAATTTTTAGGCGTAAGTAAATACACGATTCAACACCACGTGAAAAACATATACAAAAAATTGAATGTTCACAATCGAGCGGAGCTGGTAAAAAAAGCGACCGATATCGGCTTGCTTCCGATGGGTGGCTCGAATTTGGGAGAGAAAAAAGATTAA
- the ald gene encoding alanine dehydrogenase → MKIGILKEIKVAENRVSMTPAGVEVLIHHGHTVFVEKGAGLNSGFPDSDYTEHGAELLTERTDIFKKTDMILHVKEPQPSEYSLLREDQILFTYLHLAASRELTLALMKTNSICIAYETIQKADGSLPLLIPMSEIAGRMAAQEGARYLEMIHGGSGVLLGGVPGVEPGVVVVIGGGIVGTNSAKIACGLGARVYILDTNADRLRYLSEIMPSNCITLSSTPSKIRELLKIADVVIGSVLYPGAKAPRLVTREHLKTMRKGSVLIDVAIDQGGCFETSVPTTHENPIYIIDGIIHYSVANMPGAVPKTSTLALTNATLPYVLEIANLGWKQAALSSEAIRKGLNVVRGKITYKAVSEAFGMEYTSVESVLDS, encoded by the coding sequence ATGAAGATCGGAATCCTAAAAGAAATCAAGGTCGCTGAAAATCGCGTCAGCATGACTCCTGCCGGGGTGGAAGTTTTAATACATCACGGGCATACGGTTTTCGTAGAAAAGGGAGCCGGTTTGAACAGTGGATTCCCGGATTCGGACTATACGGAACACGGAGCGGAGCTTCTTACCGAGCGAACCGATATATTCAAAAAAACGGATATGATTCTCCACGTAAAAGAACCGCAACCTTCGGAATATTCTCTTCTGCGGGAAGATCAGATTCTTTTTACGTATTTGCATTTAGCCGCTTCGAGAGAATTAACTCTCGCTCTTATGAAAACGAACTCGATCTGCATCGCATACGAGACGATTCAAAAAGCGGACGGTTCTTTACCTCTTTTGATCCCGATGAGTGAGATCGCAGGAAGAATGGCCGCTCAAGAAGGCGCCCGTTATTTGGAGATGATTCACGGTGGAAGCGGTGTTCTTTTGGGTGGAGTTCCCGGCGTGGAGCCTGGAGTTGTCGTCGTAATCGGAGGAGGGATCGTTGGAACGAATTCGGCGAAGATCGCCTGCGGCTTAGGCGCGCGTGTTTATATCTTGGATACGAACGCGGATCGGCTTCGTTATCTTTCCGAGATTATGCCGAGCAATTGTATCACCTTGTCTTCGACTCCTTCTAAAATTCGCGAACTTTTAAAAATCGCCGATGTCGTCATCGGTTCGGTTTTATATCCCGGAGCGAAGGCTCCTCGACTTGTGACTCGAGAGCATCTCAAGACGATGAGGAAGGGATCGGTTTTGATCGACGTCGCGATCGATCAAGGAGGATGTTTCGAAACTTCCGTTCCGACCACTCATGAAAATCCGATCTACATCATAGACGGAATCATTCATTATTCCGTCGCGAACATGCCCGGCGCCGTTCCAAAAACGTCGACGCTTGCGTTAACGAATGCGACTCTTCCGTACGTATTAGAAATTGCGAATTTAGGTTGGAAACAAGCGGCGCTTTCTTCGGAGGCGATTCGAAAAGGACTCAACGTGGTTCGCGGTAAAATCACCTATAAGGCGGTTTCGGAGGCGTTTGGAATGGAATATACGAGCGTAGAGTCCGTTCTCGATTCTTAA
- the amt gene encoding ammonium transporter — protein sequence MPKTNFDILWIILSSGLVFFMQAGFLCLESGLTRTKNSINVAIKNITDFGIATLIFYSVGFGLMFGTSVFGFIGSDSFFPEFSTAHPEIAVFFLFQLMFCGTAATIVSGAVAERMKFGAYIVVTVVISAIIYPIFGHWVWGKDLSNWETATGWLGRMGFVDFAGSTVVHSVGGWVGLAAMLLLGNRSGRYAEDGSVRYITGHNLPLAMLGTLILWLGWIGFNGGSTLAFTSAVPKIIVNTMFAAASGMAASLIYGWIRLQYAEATLPLNGALAGLVAITASCHAVNSIDSVCIGFVAGIIMYETRSLLDRFRIDDAVGAIPVHLAAGIWGTFAVGLFGNLEILGTGLTRWEQIQTQGIGILTCCVLAFGLSYLILGAANHFFKFRVSELNEQKGLNYTEHRATTELIDLFLEMEYQKRTGDLSKDLSIEPFTEVGQIAERYNSVLGRIRMNIKEKEILTKQLEENLNLIQNDLSTAKKIQSGILSQKDRTIGELEIIIRYLPLSEVGGDFFDIMELRPGLTRFFLADATGHGVQAALITMAIKAIYESLKRGIYNVTEILYHLNNEFLHTFKNLNQFFTCIVLDIDTNSGNIRYASAGHIPQYLIFEDKILKLEKTGRIVGAISKTEYTSNEIKIKPNSKLVLFTDGLVEQWNNEKEEFGEDRVEKIVQSLNSKTLREGIDSLLNEQEKFLSGVAKQDDISIIGINWKQKEN from the coding sequence ATGCCCAAGACAAATTTCGACATACTTTGGATCATACTTTCCTCCGGACTTGTTTTTTTTATGCAAGCGGGTTTCCTTTGTCTTGAATCGGGGCTTACAAGGACGAAAAATTCGATCAACGTCGCGATCAAAAATATAACCGACTTCGGAATCGCCACTCTCATATTCTACTCCGTCGGTTTCGGTCTTATGTTTGGAACGAGCGTCTTCGGTTTTATCGGATCCGATTCTTTCTTTCCGGAATTTTCAACGGCTCATCCGGAGATCGCGGTTTTCTTCTTATTCCAACTTATGTTTTGCGGAACCGCGGCGACGATCGTATCCGGGGCGGTTGCGGAACGAATGAAGTTCGGAGCTTATATCGTTGTTACCGTCGTGATCTCCGCGATCATTTATCCGATCTTCGGCCATTGGGTTTGGGGGAAGGATTTATCGAATTGGGAAACGGCTACGGGCTGGCTTGGAAGAATGGGCTTCGTCGATTTTGCGGGATCCACAGTCGTTCACAGCGTGGGTGGATGGGTCGGACTCGCGGCGATGTTACTTTTAGGAAATCGTTCGGGAAGATACGCCGAGGACGGATCGGTGCGTTATATCACGGGACACAATCTCCCGCTCGCGATGCTCGGAACCTTGATCCTCTGGCTCGGTTGGATCGGATTCAACGGAGGAAGCACGTTAGCGTTCACCTCTGCAGTTCCTAAAATTATCGTCAACACGATGTTTGCCGCGGCGAGCGGTATGGCCGCATCGCTTATTTACGGTTGGATCCGACTCCAGTATGCGGAAGCCACTCTTCCCTTGAACGGTGCGTTAGCCGGTCTTGTCGCGATCACCGCCTCTTGTCACGCGGTGAACTCAATCGATTCCGTTTGTATCGGTTTTGTCGCAGGAATCATCATGTATGAAACGAGAAGCCTTCTGGATCGGTTTCGAATCGACGACGCTGTGGGCGCCATTCCGGTGCATCTTGCGGCGGGAATTTGGGGAACATTCGCGGTCGGTCTTTTTGGTAATTTGGAAATACTCGGAACAGGTCTTACGCGCTGGGAACAAATTCAAACACAGGGAATCGGGATCCTCACTTGTTGCGTTCTTGCTTTCGGCCTGAGTTATCTTATTTTAGGCGCGGCAAATCATTTTTTTAAATTTCGAGTTTCTGAATTAAACGAGCAAAAAGGTTTAAACTATACCGAACACAGAGCCACGACTGAACTCATCGATCTTTTTTTGGAGATGGAATACCAAAAGAGAACCGGGGATTTGAGCAAGGATCTTTCGATCGAACCGTTCACCGAAGTCGGTCAGATCGCGGAGCGATACAATTCGGTACTGGGAAGAATTCGGATGAACATCAAAGAGAAGGAAATTCTCACCAAACAATTGGAAGAAAACCTCAACCTAATTCAGAACGATCTTTCCACCGCTAAAAAAATCCAATCAGGAATCCTTTCTCAAAAGGACAGGACGATCGGAGAATTGGAAATCATCATACGTTATCTGCCACTCAGCGAGGTCGGGGGAGACTTTTTCGATATCATGGAATTGCGACCCGGGTTGACTCGATTCTTTCTTGCGGATGCGACGGGCCACGGTGTGCAAGCGGCTCTCATCACGATGGCGATCAAAGCGATCTATGAGTCCTTGAAACGCGGAATCTACAACGTAACTGAAATTTTATACCATCTTAACAACGAATTCTTACATACATTCAAAAACTTGAATCAATTTTTCACTTGTATCGTTTTGGACATCGATACGAATTCAGGAAACATACGATACGCCTCAGCGGGTCATATTCCCCAGTATCTGATCTTCGAAGACAAAATCCTAAAACTGGAAAAAACGGGAAGAATCGTAGGAGCGATTTCTAAAACGGAATACACTTCGAATGAGATCAAAATCAAACCCAATTCGAAGCTGGTCCTGTTTACAGACGGACTCGTAGAACAATGGAACAACGAAAAAGAAGAATTCGGAGAGGATAGAGTGGAAAAAATAGTTCAGTCTTTGAATTCAAAAACGCTTCGGGAAGGGATCGACTCTTTGTTAAACGAACAGGAAAAGTTCTTATCCGGAGTCGCCAAACAAGACGATATTTCGATCATCGGAATCAACTGGAAACAAAAGGAAAATTAG
- a CDS encoding LA_1737 family protein, which translates to MVPGFFPLFTRENELINGVRSTSTMFLPLLLFNKESSEESKTTFAVFQWGHDLEKKFFRIFPLLHYSSEKIREDYSFTFFPFYHQSRSNRESRTFSIYSPIWFQDEEKTSDSYSEFSFSPIGWYKSKTVSLQSETSKFLFLPLALYLQENGENSKIRNFLLFQWGKEKDWSYFRVLPLLYWSGSKEQEDSFFTFFPLVFYKQNSYFNLFPFFFSWKETKDQSGYAGPFYYHSESSNQKTNYVLNTYVKWEKERGYTEIISAPFFFYQKESYLTLFPLYHHNYDEGEFTQFFLPLLYHKDAKDYSENFAVNTYWKRDKDGLAALTVFPFWFHKRNEFAHLFPVFFSWENSKDDSSFAGPFYYRNKTSNSSATYVLNTYVEYQKNELSTFTIFPIWYFKKKEYKHLFPIYFSWMEGERAINRAGPFFYQYRSEEVYHDYYLNTYFKRERGKGISEWISAPIFFYKKDSYLTVLPLYHHNYDGDDFSQFTLLPLPMYRHTRKQESETLLLNAYWSKDTKGEYASSFFFPFYFHKKNSYLAMPLLLFLYTRSESETRTIAPFYYHSYSQAEDELFFLGYHEYGSNDSSFQRFYPFYFSSEEKSGESFLGLAGLYYQWKNSAGETTTRTILPLHYFQKNEYNLWLPFYYRFGGDDRDFVSFSPVHYRLRSTNVDRDWALLYYSSENREEKTSSNFVVPIYWQWKNADSRGDIFLPAYLKYYEKNKNLELYFGGISISQTGGKFDASLKSSASGKEFYVDLDYAFVYNLFSVSIRKELSNPLTFFDEEKAETPVPIAPQAKNRKKTDGKKDVRIAVVGEEKGQSPSPDGSNFGSYKKLARENSRNYFGWEALFGIASYQSGDEKKHFRILPLGWFTWGKNNEDKIFAFPLPLPTFWGTIGDESYRVVFPLYAEQKKGNDFVRSLGIFLFVMEREKDRNEYSVLWPLIRYSKSKEEVAYRFFPFFAHRESPSSLETKSIFFYRAKEKNGTYEHSSFHGILFPFYQASEDTSHSGSNSNGSGYSLFFPFYYRDYEDRVSGGAPVLKERNLYTPLFLYSSAEDSTYKRKSSFLLSPFYYSSSEEGIVFNKRNVSELNMVLPFPFLFWGKENEEEYRFILGHYRSSSPEASSWNFLLLTGASRSKQNEKEEVSTFYAFPFYFGKTIREGEEWKFQSDTIPFFYSAKRTPDSYDATFALIFSYKKNSVTQDEQLFLPPILYLAKERNSFGQIDSTVYSPFYYHRSLKQGSSKLDTFSDNNFYTIFPVPLFYTYESLTGGANPTETNGWVWLFLANMDQKTLTLSKKESFEFRVLLGLLGGYSSESSPNLKSRAWNVSFFFFRSTTEENGIQIYSSSEIPILYSNVETLTFSETKFLLLVGKKTDQKTGLKRTMALPFWYQKEEVVRKGYVDYTTFTPIFFQTKSVQDGTESNFYTSRFYPILPLPLLYTFEERVREEKVKKDTWGFDWLLLANYKNTQYLHNGSESTSFKAALSLFGYEKNGMDGEHETSSYLFPLFFYKSSDHKEYDSYRWIVPILSYRSFNESQGKIRSHTNLLGIFLNYKRDDEMGTRSLFLFPSLYYSSDRSGAEKTYAFFPLFYYSSNDKNEYSLFLTFFYSGQDAISRRSNFLYLVDYEVHFQRQRKELSLFLGAFHSEFEKDRTRWSVLGGVLAGYESTPQLTDWNFLWIHYLNSPQERIQNFLPVYRYSETSESYSLLLPPILSYHSKDKEGSLTLGGLFGLIYYNNRSEVFKEESTKILGGLFYFSESKAERGFRNRGILGFPAIGGLIWNHEYEAQTGYEKTSFFKFIYSRTTTVKGVTINRVLGVDWSRLF; encoded by the coding sequence ATGGTACCCGGCTTTTTCCCCTTGTTCACGAGAGAAAACGAGCTGATCAACGGAGTTCGATCTACTTCTACGATGTTTCTTCCCTTGCTCCTTTTTAACAAAGAATCTTCGGAAGAATCGAAGACCACTTTCGCCGTTTTTCAATGGGGTCATGATTTGGAAAAAAAGTTCTTTCGAATTTTTCCTTTGCTCCATTATTCTTCTGAAAAAATCAGAGAAGATTATTCGTTCACATTTTTTCCATTCTATCATCAATCTCGATCGAACAGAGAATCTAGGACGTTTTCGATTTATTCTCCGATCTGGTTTCAAGACGAAGAGAAGACGAGCGATTCTTATTCCGAATTTTCCTTTAGTCCGATCGGTTGGTATAAGTCGAAAACGGTTTCCTTACAATCGGAAACTTCAAAATTCTTATTTCTTCCTTTGGCTTTGTATTTACAGGAAAATGGAGAGAATTCTAAGATTCGAAATTTCCTTTTGTTTCAGTGGGGGAAAGAGAAGGACTGGAGTTACTTTCGAGTTTTGCCTTTGTTGTATTGGTCGGGATCGAAAGAACAAGAGGATTCTTTTTTTACTTTTTTTCCTCTCGTCTTTTACAAACAAAACTCCTACTTCAATCTATTTCCGTTCTTTTTTTCTTGGAAGGAAACAAAGGATCAATCCGGATACGCGGGGCCTTTCTATTATCATTCGGAGTCTTCCAATCAGAAAACGAACTACGTGTTGAACACGTATGTAAAATGGGAAAAAGAAAGAGGTTATACCGAAATCATCAGCGCCCCGTTTTTTTTCTATCAGAAAGAATCCTATCTTACGTTGTTTCCTTTGTATCACCACAATTACGACGAAGGAGAATTTACTCAGTTTTTTCTCCCGCTCCTTTACCATAAGGATGCAAAAGATTATTCTGAGAATTTCGCGGTCAATACGTATTGGAAGAGGGACAAGGACGGTTTGGCGGCGCTTACGGTTTTTCCGTTTTGGTTTCACAAAAGAAACGAGTTCGCTCATTTATTCCCCGTGTTTTTTTCTTGGGAGAATTCCAAGGATGATTCGTCCTTCGCAGGACCATTTTATTATAGGAATAAAACTTCGAATTCCTCCGCAACCTACGTCCTAAACACGTATGTGGAATATCAGAAGAACGAATTAAGCACATTTACTATTTTTCCGATTTGGTATTTTAAGAAAAAGGAATACAAACATTTGTTTCCGATTTATTTTTCCTGGATGGAAGGAGAAAGAGCGATCAATCGAGCCGGGCCATTCTTTTATCAGTATCGATCCGAAGAAGTCTATCACGACTACTATTTGAATACGTATTTCAAGAGAGAGCGTGGGAAAGGGATCTCGGAATGGATCTCCGCTCCTATTTTCTTCTATAAAAAAGATTCTTATCTTACGGTCCTTCCCCTTTACCATCACAACTATGACGGAGACGATTTTAGCCAGTTTACGCTCTTGCCGCTTCCGATGTATCGACATACTCGCAAGCAAGAATCGGAAACGTTGCTTTTGAACGCGTATTGGAGCAAGGACACAAAGGGAGAATATGCATCCTCTTTTTTCTTTCCGTTTTATTTTCACAAAAAGAATTCTTATCTTGCGATGCCGTTGTTACTCTTTTTGTACACACGGTCGGAATCCGAGACACGAACGATCGCACCTTTTTATTATCATTCCTATTCGCAAGCCGAAGACGAACTGTTTTTCCTCGGTTACCATGAATACGGATCGAACGATTCTTCCTTTCAGAGATTCTATCCGTTTTATTTTTCTTCCGAAGAGAAAAGCGGAGAATCTTTCTTAGGTTTGGCGGGTTTGTATTATCAGTGGAAGAATTCTGCGGGCGAAACGACGACGAGAACGATTTTACCTCTACACTACTTTCAGAAAAATGAATATAATCTCTGGTTGCCTTTTTATTATCGTTTCGGAGGAGACGATCGTGATTTTGTTTCCTTTAGCCCCGTTCACTATCGACTTCGTTCCACAAACGTGGATCGAGACTGGGCCTTGCTCTATTATTCTTCGGAGAATCGAGAGGAAAAGACGAGTTCCAACTTTGTGGTTCCAATTTATTGGCAATGGAAGAATGCCGATTCTCGAGGAGATATATTTCTTCCCGCCTATCTGAAATACTACGAGAAGAATAAGAATTTAGAGCTCTACTTTGGAGGAATTTCGATTTCGCAAACGGGAGGAAAGTTCGACGCGTCTTTGAAGTCGAGCGCATCCGGAAAAGAGTTTTATGTGGATTTGGATTACGCATTTGTTTATAATCTTTTTAGCGTTTCCATACGGAAGGAACTCTCCAATCCGCTCACTTTTTTTGACGAAGAGAAAGCGGAGACTCCGGTTCCGATCGCTCCACAAGCAAAGAATCGGAAAAAAACGGATGGAAAAAAGGACGTTCGAATCGCGGTCGTGGGAGAAGAGAAGGGACAGAGTCCTTCCCCGGACGGATCGAACTTCGGTTCTTACAAAAAATTGGCTCGGGAGAATTCAAGAAATTATTTCGGATGGGAAGCGTTATTTGGAATTGCAAGTTATCAGTCCGGAGACGAAAAAAAGCATTTTCGAATTCTGCCACTCGGTTGGTTCACTTGGGGTAAAAATAACGAGGACAAAATTTTCGCATTTCCCCTTCCGTTGCCGACTTTTTGGGGAACGATCGGGGACGAATCCTATCGTGTCGTGTTTCCACTTTACGCCGAACAAAAAAAAGGAAACGACTTTGTCCGTTCTCTCGGAATTTTTCTTTTCGTTATGGAACGGGAAAAGGATCGAAATGAATATTCGGTCCTATGGCCGCTCATCCGTTATTCGAAATCGAAAGAAGAAGTCGCTTATCGTTTTTTCCCTTTTTTCGCGCATAGGGAATCCCCGTCTTCCTTGGAAACCAAGAGTATCTTCTTTTATCGAGCGAAAGAGAAGAATGGAACGTACGAACATTCTTCTTTCCATGGAATTTTATTTCCGTTTTATCAAGCGTCCGAAGATACTAGCCATTCGGGTTCCAATAGCAACGGCTCCGGTTATAGTTTGTTCTTTCCGTTTTATTACAGAGACTATGAGGATCGTGTAAGCGGCGGAGCGCCCGTTTTAAAGGAACGAAATCTTTATACGCCTCTGTTCTTGTATTCTTCCGCCGAGGACTCCACTTACAAAAGAAAGAGTTCTTTTTTGTTGAGCCCGTTCTATTATAGTTCTTCCGAGGAAGGGATCGTATTCAATAAACGGAATGTTTCCGAATTGAATATGGTTCTTCCGTTCCCATTTCTTTTTTGGGGCAAGGAAAACGAGGAAGAATATCGATTTATTTTGGGACATTATCGTTCTTCTTCTCCGGAAGCTTCTTCTTGGAATTTCCTTTTATTGACCGGCGCTTCGAGATCGAAACAAAACGAGAAGGAAGAGGTCTCCACTTTTTACGCGTTCCCTTTCTATTTCGGTAAGACGATCCGGGAGGGGGAGGAATGGAAGTTTCAGTCCGATACGATTCCGTTTTTCTATTCTGCGAAACGAACTCCGGATTCCTACGACGCAACATTCGCTTTGATTTTCAGTTATAAAAAGAATTCGGTCACCCAGGACGAACAACTTTTTCTCCCGCCGATTCTTTATCTCGCAAAGGAGAGAAATTCGTTCGGGCAGATCGATTCTACCGTTTATTCTCCGTTTTATTACCATCGAAGTCTGAAACAAGGTTCTTCGAAACTAGATACTTTTTCGGATAACAACTTTTATACGATTTTTCCGGTTCCTCTTTTCTACACGTATGAAAGCCTTACGGGTGGTGCAAATCCTACCGAGACAAACGGTTGGGTTTGGTTGTTCTTGGCGAACATGGATCAGAAAACTCTTACCCTCTCAAAGAAGGAAAGTTTTGAGTTTAGAGTTCTTCTCGGACTTTTAGGAGGCTATTCCTCCGAGTCTTCACCTAACCTAAAAAGTCGAGCCTGGAATGTTTCGTTTTTCTTTTTTAGGAGTACGACGGAGGAGAATGGAATTCAGATTTATTCTTCCAGCGAGATTCCGATTCTATATTCGAACGTGGAGACTTTGACTTTCTCTGAAACGAAATTTTTACTTTTAGTGGGAAAGAAAACGGATCAGAAAACGGGACTCAAACGGACGATGGCCTTGCCGTTCTGGTATCAAAAGGAAGAAGTCGTTCGAAAAGGATACGTCGACTACACCACCTTCACACCGATCTTTTTTCAGACGAAATCGGTTCAAGATGGTACGGAATCCAATTTTTATACAAGCCGCTTTTATCCGATTCTTCCATTGCCTTTGCTCTACACTTTTGAGGAAAGGGTTCGTGAAGAGAAAGTAAAAAAGGATACCTGGGGATTCGATTGGTTATTGTTAGCGAACTATAAAAATACGCAGTATCTACATAACGGTTCGGAATCGACCTCGTTTAAGGCGGCTCTTTCGCTTTTCGGATATGAGAAAAACGGAATGGACGGTGAGCATGAAACGAGTTCCTATTTATTTCCTCTTTTCTTTTATAAGAGTTCGGATCACAAGGAATACGACTCTTATCGGTGGATCGTGCCGATCTTGAGTTATCGTAGTTTTAACGAAAGCCAAGGAAAGATCCGTTCTCATACGAATCTTCTCGGAATTTTTCTGAATTACAAACGGGACGACGAAATGGGAACGAGGAGTTTATTTCTTTTCCCGTCACTTTATTATTCGAGCGATAGAAGCGGAGCCGAAAAAACATACGCATTTTTTCCGTTATTCTACTATTCATCGAATGATAAAAATGAATATTCGCTCTTTCTGACATTTTTTTATTCCGGACAGGATGCGATTTCGAGACGGAGTAATTTTCTCTATTTGGTGGATTATGAAGTCCACTTTCAAAGACAAAGAAAGGAGTTATCCTTATTTTTGGGTGCGTTTCATTCCGAATTTGAAAAGGATCGAACTCGCTGGTCCGTGTTAGGCGGAGTTTTAGCCGGCTATGAATCAACACCCCAGCTTACGGATTGGAATTTTCTTTGGATTCATTATCTCAATTCCCCGCAGGAAAGAATTCAGAATTTTCTTCCGGTCTATCGATACAGCGAAACGTCGGAAAGTTATTCTCTTTTGCTTCCGCCGATTCTTTCCTATCATTCAAAGGATAAGGAAGGCTCTTTGACGTTAGGCGGTCTTTTCGGGTTGATTTACTACAACAATCGGTCCGAAGTTTTTAAGGAGGAGTCCACAAAAATTTTGGGTGGCCTCTTTTATTTTTCGGAGTCAAAGGCGGAGAGGGGATTTCGAAATCGAGGAATCCTGGGCTTTCCGGCGATCGGCGGTTTGATTTGGAATCACGAATACGAAGCGCAGACCGGTTACGAAAAAACGTCCTTCTTTAAGTTCATTTATAGTAGAACGACGACCGTGAAAGGAGTAACAATCAATAGAGTACTTGGAGTTGACTGGTCAAGACTCTTTTGA
- a CDS encoding DUF167 domain-containing protein, which yields MKFTVQVKPNSKKVFLRKEEDGSITIAVREPALEGKANQAVIEALSKEWKIPKKKIRILSGEKGKRKTVEIDL from the coding sequence ATGAAGTTTACGGTTCAAGTAAAACCGAACTCAAAAAAAGTCTTTCTCAGAAAAGAGGAGGACGGTTCCATTACGATTGCGGTCCGAGAGCCCGCTCTGGAAGGGAAGGCGAATCAAGCCGTGATCGAAGCCCTTTCCAAAGAATGGAAGATTCCAAAAAAAAAAATTCGGATCCTTTCCGGAGAAAAAGGGAAACGAAAAACGGTCGAAATTGATCTTTAA